A section of the Phaseolus vulgaris cultivar G19833 chromosome 8, P. vulgaris v2.0, whole genome shotgun sequence genome encodes:
- the LOC137826390 gene encoding fimbrin-1 gives MSKFEGVIVSDQSLQSQFTQVELRSMKSKFVNLKNQNGKVTFGDLPALMVKLNAFRDMYNEDEIRGILGEPGTDFTNAIDFEIFLKAYLNLQSQPTAKQGGRRHSSSFLKETVTTLLHTISESEKACYVAHINSYLGDDPFLKQYLPLNPASNDIFDLAKDGVLLCKLINVAVPGTIDERAINCKRNPSLWEVNENHTLCLNSAKAIGCTVVNIGAQDLVEGRPYLVVGLISQIIKIQLLADLNLKKTPQLMELVDDSEEIEELLSLSPEKVLLKWMNFHLQRAGYEKTVRNFSSDVKDGEAYAYLLNVLAPEHCSPATLDTKDSTERANLVIDHAERMGCKRYLTPRDVAEGTSNLNLAFVAQLFHHRSGLSTDTKKISYAEMITDDVQTSREERCFRMWINSLGISTHVNNLFEDVRNGWVLLEVLDKIFPGSINWKRATKPPIRMPFRKVENCNQVIEVGTQLRFSLVNVAGNDIVQGNKKLILALLWQLMRFTMLQLLRNLRSHSQGKEIKDADILHWANRKVKNSGRTSHIESFKDKSLSNGLFFLELLSAVEPRVVNWNLVTKGGSDDEKRLNATYTISVARKLGCSIFLLPEDIMEVNQKMILTLTASIMYWSLQQQTEDPDSFPSPANTTTSTPEASPAPSVCGEDESSSIGGEFSNLSVDDTTSDSTASSQPECDGVSAADELL, from the exons ATGTCTAAATTCGAAGGTGTTATTGTCTCCGATCAATCGCTTCAAAGCCAATTCACGCAGGTTGAGCTTCGCAGCATGAAATCAAAA TTTGTCAATCTAAAGAATCAAAATGGTAAAGTTACATTTGGAGATTTGCCAGCTTTGATGGTGAAGCTAAACGCGTTCAGAGACATGTATAACGAGGATGAGATTAGGGGGATATTGGGTGAACCAGGCACTGATTTTACCAATGCCATTGATTTTGAGATCTTCTTAAAG GCATATTTGAATTTGCAAAGCCAACCTACTGCAAAACAAGGTGGTAGGAGGCACTCCTCGTCATTTCTCAAGGAAACTGTGACCACCCTTCTCCACACAATCAGTGAATCAGAAAAGGCCTGTTATGTTGCCCACATAAACAGCTATCTTGGTGATGATCCATTTTTGAAGCAATATCTTCCATTGAACCCAGCTTCAAATGATATATTTGATCTTGCAAAAGATGGCGTTCTTTTGTG TAAGCTCATCAATGTTGCTGTGCCTGGGACTATAGATGAGCGAGCCATCAATTGCAAACGCAATCCCAGTCTTTGGGAGGTCAACGAGAACCATACTCTATGCCTCAATTCCGCCAAGGCTATTGGCTGCACAGTGGTTAACATTGGTGCACAGGATTTGGTTGAAGGAAGA CCTTATCTTGTTGTAGGTTTGATTTCCCAAATTATAAAG ATTCAGCTGCTGGCAGATCTCAACCTTAAGAAGACACCTCAACTTATGGAATTGGTTGATGACAGTGAG GAGATCGAAGAGCTTCTTAGTTTGTCTCCCGAAAAGGTTCTTCTAAAATGGATGAATTTTCATCTCCAGAGAGCAGGATACGAGAAAACTGTCAGAAATTTTTCTTCTGATGTAAAG GATGGAGAGGCTTATGCTTATCTTCTGAATGTCCTTGCTCCTGAACATTGCAGTCCAGCCACCTTAGATACCAAGGATTCCACTGAAAGGGCAAATCTGGTTATTGATCATGCAGAGAGAATGGGCTGCAAAAGATACTTGACCCCAAGGGATGTTGCCGAGGGTACTTCGAATTTGAATCTCGCATTTGTTGCACAACTGTTTCATCACAG GAGTGGTCTATCTACAGACACTAAAAAGATTTCCTATGCTGAGATGATAACAGATGATGTCCAAACATCTAGAGAAGAGAGATGCTTCCGAATGTGGATCAATAGTCTTGGAATTTCTACACATGTAAATAATCTATTTGAGGATGTCAGAAATGG ATGGGTACTTTTAGAGGTGTTAGACAAGATTTTTCCTGGATCTATTAACTGGAAACGGGCAACAAAACCTCCAATTAGAATGCCATTCAGAAAAGTAGAGAACTGCAATCAGGTCATAGAAGTTGGTACACAACTGAGATTCTCACTGGTCAATGTAGCTGGCAATGACATTGTGCAAGGAAATAAGAAGCTCATTCTTG cTTTGTTGTGGCAGCTGATGAGGTTCACTATGCTTCAACTGTTGAGAAATTTGAGATCTCATTCCCAAGGAAAGGAGATCAAGGATGCCGATATCCTGCATTGGGCAAACAGAAAAGTGAAGAACTCTGGCAGAACTTCTCACATAGAGAGCTTCAAG GACAAGAGCTTGTCAAATGGACTCTTTTTCCTTGAGCTTCTGAGTGCTGTTGAGCCCCGAGTTGTCAATTGGAACCTTGTCACCAAGGGTGGAAGTG ATGATGAGAAGAGGTTGAATGCCACCTATACAATCAGTGTTGCAAGAAAGCTTGGTTGTTCCATTTTTTTGTTACCTGAGGATATTATGGAG GTTAACCAGAAGATGATTCTCACTCTTACAGCTAGTATAATGTATTGGAGCCTGCAGCAGCAGACTGAAGATCCTGATTCATTTCCTTCACCTGCCAACACTACCACCTCCACACCTGAAGCATCCCCAGCACCTTCTGTTTGTGGTGAAGATGAAAGTTCGTCCATCGGCGGCGAATTCTCCAACTTGAGTGTCGACGATACCACCTCCGACAGCACGGCCTCTTCACAACCAGAGTGTGATGGTGTTTCTGCAGCAGATGAGCTTTTATGA
- the LOC137825706 gene encoding receptor-like protein 9DC3, whose protein sequence is MESWVGWFLLLFSHLFLFHFSFSHSLCHLHDKIALLQFKNSLTYDHDYGFMSSCYNFVPKTSTWKNGTDCCSWYGVTCHPISGHVIGLDLNCNHLSGEIHPNTSLFRLSHIQSLNLACNDIFFSPLSSFLGGFVSLTHLNLSTTRIQGEIPSQISQLSKLETLDLSSNMFLTWKESILKKFLQNTTVLRELILDYVYITSSSMRPLNVSTSLVSLSLRNTGVRQNLKTDIFCLPKLKHLWLSDNSLKQFPNLSCSAASLTILDLSWNMLEGTIPASFSNFTHLTSVDLSHNYLNDSITSSLLTLPHLCFLDLRFNQFSGQIPNVFSQSNKFQELHLSANTIGGELPSTLSNLTHLLLLDLSMNQFSGQIPSSLSNLRHLLLLDLSKNQFSGQIPSSLSNLQHLIYLDLSQNKFSGQIPSSLSNLQHLFHLDLSENRLEGPLPNKITGLSNLTRLSFNDNLLNGTIPAWCLSLPFLQELHLSDNQFTGHIPSMSSQSLKSLYLCYNKLHGNIPPSFFTLVNLTQLCLSSNNFSGLHNTSFFTNINCKFPHLEILYLSSMGLTEFPKLSGKFSMLTRLDLSNNKLNGTVPKWLHEMGLLNFLNLSHNLLETPMNQFLMNYNLEIIDLSFNLLIGGVSSSLCNIIFLWVLILSHNKLTGAIPPCLNNPYILDLQMNKLNGTLPNNFSVGSELIYFNVNDNQLEGPLPKSLSNCTRLKILNLGNNQIEDKFPHWLQTLPMLSVLVLRANKLYGPIEGSKTEHGFSSIIIFDISSNYFNGPIPKSYIQSFKAMKNVNPYKGSQLYMDIPLMSLNKSKSVTVGFVSVTTKAISMTLKKVPKNFVTIDLSQNKFEGQIPYVIGELHALRGLNFSHNKLSGHIPKSIKDLTNLESLDLSSNMLSGRIPTELTNLNFLEVLNLSQNHLVGEIPKGKQFDTFSNDSYVGNSGLCGFPLSMNCNNTEQKSPSFPSFWGEERFGFGWEPVVIGYGCGMIFGIGLGFLYCRKA, encoded by the coding sequence ATGGAGTCATGGGTAGGTTggtttcttcttttattttcccATTTGTTTCTCTTTCACTTCTCATTCTCCCATTCTTTATGTCATCTTCACGATAAAATTGCGTTGCTCCAATTCAAAAACTCTCTCACTTATGATCATGACTATGGCTTTATGTCTAGTTGTTATAATTTTGTTCCAAAGACGTCAACATGGAAAAATGGAACAGATTGTTGCTCATGGTATGGGGTTACTTGTCACCCCATCTCTGGTCACGTCATAGGCCTTGACCTCAACTGCAATCATCTTTCAGGTGAAATTCATCCAAACACTTCTCTTTTTCGTCTTTCTCATATTCAATCACTTAATCTTGCTTGCAATGATATTTTCTTCTCTCCTTTATCATCTTTCCTTGGTGGGTTTGTGAGCCTCACACACCTCAATCTATCTACAACTCGCATTCAAGGTGAAATTCCCTCCCAAATCTCACAACTTTCCAAATTAGAAACACTCGACCTCTCTTCTAATATGTTCTTAACGTGGAAAGAAAGCATTTTGAAGAAGTTCCTCCAAAATACAACAGTTTTAAGGGAACTCATTTTGGATTATGTATATATTACTTCTAGTTCGATGAGACCACTCAATGTGTCTACCTCTTTGGTTAGTCTTAGTCTTAGAAACACTGGAGTTCGACAAAACTTGAAAACTGACATATTTTGTTTACCAAAACTTAAACACTTATGGTTGTCAGATAATAGTCTCAAGCAATTTCCGAACTTGAGTTGCAGTGCTGCTTCTCTCACTATATTGGATCTTTCATGGAACATGTTGGAGGGGACAATCCCTGCCTCTTTCTCCAACTTCACACATCTTACTTCAGTTGATCTCTCACATAACTATCTCAATGATTCAATCACATCCTCACTCTTAACCCTTCCACATCTATGTTTTTTGGATCTTAGATTCAATCAATTCAGTGGCCAAATCCCGAATGTCTTTTCTCAGTCAAACAAATTTCAAGAATTACATTTAAGTGCTAACACTATAGGAGGTGAGCTACCATCAACACTTTCAAATCTTACACATCTCCTACTCTTGGATCTTTCAATGAATCAATTTAGTGGCCAAATTCCATCCTCACTTTCAAATCTTAGGCATCTCCTTCTCTTGGATCTTTCAAAGAATCAATTTAGTGGCCAAATTCCATCATCACTTTCAAATCTTCAACACCTTATTTACTTGGACctttcacaaaataaatttagTGGCCAAATTCCATCCTCACTTTCAAATCTTCAACATCTTTTTCACTTGGATCTTTCAGAGAATAGATTGGAGGGTCCTCTACCCAACAAAATAACAGGTCTTTCAAACCTAACTCGATTATCCTTCAATGACAACTTACTAAATGGGACAATTCCTGCTTGGTGTTTATCTTTGCCATTTTTGCAAGAATTGCATCTATCAGATAATCAGTTCACAGGGCATATACCGTCAATGTCATCTCAATCCTTGAAGTCTCTGTATTTGTGCTACAACAAGCTGCATGGCAATATTCCACCATCATTCTTCACCCTTGTAAACCTAACTCAATTATGTCTATCGTCAAACAATTTCAGTGGTCTTCATAACACTTCATTCTTCACCAACATCAATTGCAAATTCCCTCACTTAGAGATATTGTATTTATCTTCTATGGGTTTGACTGAATTTCCAAAATTATCAGGAAAATTCTCAATGTTGACACGACTTGATCTATCCAACAACAAATTGAATGGAACAGTGCCCAAATGGTTACATGAAATgggtttattaaattttttgaacCTATCCCACAACTTGTTGGAAACTCCAATGAACCAATTCTTAATGAACTACAACCTCGAGATCATTGATCTTAGTTTCAATTTACTCATTGGCGGCGTGTCTTCCTCATTGtgtaatataatttttctttggGTTCTCATCTTGTCCCACAATAAGTTGACAGGTGCCATTCCACCATGCCTGAATAACCCTTATATTTTGGATTTGCAAATGAACAAACTAAATGGCACCTTACCAAATAACTTCTCAGTGGGTAGTGAGCtcatttattttaatgttaatgACAACCAATTGGAAGGTCCTTTGCCAAAATCTTTGTCCAATTGCACACGATTGAAGATCTTGAATCTTGGAAACAATCAAATTGAAGATAAATTTCCTCATTGGCTTCAAACTCTACCAATGTTGTCAGTATTGGTATTGCGAGCCAACAAATTGTACGGTCCCATTGAAGGTTCAAAGACGGAGCATGGGTTTTCaagtataattatttttgaTATCTCATCCAACTATTTCAATGGTCCAATACCAAAATCCTATATACAAAGTTTTAAAGCCATGAAGAATGTCAATCCATATAAAGGGAGCCAGCTATACATGGACATACCACTTATGTCACTTAATAAGTCCAAAAGTGTTACAGTTGGATTTGTATCTGTAACAACAAAAGCGATAAGTATGACACTAAAAAAAGTTCCAAAAAACTTTGTAACCATTGATTTATCCCAAAACAAATTTGAAGGACAAATTCCATATGTAATTGGAGAGCTTCATGCTCTTAGAGGACTCAACTTTTCCCATAACAAACTTAGTGGTCATATTCCCAAATCCATTAAAGATTTGACAAACTTAGAATCATTGGATCTCTCCTCAAATATGTTGTCCGGTAGGATTCCAACAGAATTAACCAATTTGAACTTTCTTGAAGTCCTGAATCTTTCCCAGAACCATCTTGTGGGAGAAATACCTAAAGGAAAACAGTTTGACACTTTTTCAAACGACTCCTATGTAGGAAACTCGGGATTATGTGGATTTCCATTGTCAATGAATTGCAACAACACTGAACAAAAATCTCCATCTTTTCCAAGCTTCTGGGGAGAAGAGAGATTTGGATTTGGATGGGAACCAGTGGTTATAGGATATGGATGTGGAATGATATTTGGAATTGGCCTTGGATTTTTGTATTGTAGGAAAGCTTGA
- the LOC137825592 gene encoding receptor-like protein 9DC3 — translation MESWVGWLLFLCCHLLLFHFSSSHSLCHLHEKTALLQFKTSFSDNNYHFRCDNLVPKTRTWENGTDCCSWSGVTCHPISGHVIGLDLTCSGLLGEIIPNTSLFRLSHLQSLNLAFNYFSSQLSFPFGGFVSLTHLNLSGDFLFRGEIPSQISQLSKLESLDLSDTLLTWEESNWKKFLQNTTVLRELILDKVNMTSSSMSQLNLSTSLVSLSLRGTGVRQNLKTDIFCLPKLKHLCLSENSVEYFPNLSCSAASLTMLDLSWNMLEGTIPASFSNFTHLTSLNLSSNYLKDSISSSILTLPYLTVLDLRYNQFYGQIPSSLSNLQHLLHLDLSENRLEGPLPNKITGLSNLTFLSFNDNLLNGTIPAWCLSLPFLKELDLSDNQFTGHIPSISSQSLESLYLCYNKLHGYIPQSVFTLVNLTHLCLSSNNFSNFHNSSFFTNTPRLERLYLSSVGLTKFPKLLGKFPMLTKLDLSDNKLNGAVPEWLHKIDSLKVLNLSHNLLTTPMNQFSRNYNLRFLDISFNLLIDDMSSSICKISNLIILSLSHNKLTGVIPSCLVNLQFLFVLDLKNNTLNGTLPTTFSMNSYLTILNLNNNQLEGLLPESLSNCIKLKILDVGNNQIEDKFPHWVQTLPELTILVLRANKFYGPIANLKTKYGFSSIVIFDISSNYFNGPIPKTYIQNFKAMKNVIKYKGSEFYMNTPLTQVSASLNVMILYITEYMYESVTVTTKAISMTLHKIPRNFFTIDLSQNKFEGQIPYVIGELHALRGLNFSHNRLSGLIPKSIGYLTNLESLDLSSNMFTGRIPTELTNMNFLAVLNLSNNQLVGEIPKGKQFATFSNDSYLGNSGLCGFPLSMNCNNTEQNPPSSPSLLGEERFGFGWEPVVIGYGCGMIFGIGLRLLYYRKA, via the coding sequence ATGGAGTCATGGGTGGGGTGGTTGCTTTTTCTGTGTTGTCATTTGTTGCTCTTTCACTTCTCATCCTCCCATTCCTTATGTCATCTTCATGAGAAAACTGCCTTGCTCCAATTCAAGACCTCTTTCAGTGATAACAATTATCATTTCCGTTGTGATAATCTTGTTCCAAAGACCAGAACATGGGAAAATGGAACAGATTGTTGCTCATGGTCTGGGGTTACTTGCCACCCCATCTCTGGTCACGTCATAGGCCTTGACCTCACCTGCAGTGGTCTTTTAGGTGAAATCATTCCAAACACTTCACTTTTTCGTCTTTCTCATCTTCAATCACTTAATCTTGCTTTCAATTATTTCTCCTCTCAATTATCATTTCCTTTTGGTGGGTTTGTGAGCCTCACACACCTCAATTTGTctggtgattttctctttcGAGGTGAAATTCCTTCCCAGATCTCACAACTTTCCAAATTAGAATCACTTGATCTCTCTGATACTTTGTTAACGTGGGAAGAGAGCAATTGGAAGAAGTTCCTCCAAAATACAACAGTTTTAAGGGAGCTTATTTTGGATAAGGTAAATATGACTTCTAGTTCGATGAGTCAGCTCAATTTGTCTACCTCTTTGGTTAGTCTTAGTCTTAGAGGCACTGGAGTTcgacaaaatttgaaaactgaCATCTTTTGTTTACCAAAACTTAAACACTTATGCTTGTCAGAGAATAGTGTTGAGTATTTTCCGAACTTGAGTTGCAGTGCTGCTTCTCTCACTATGTTGGATCTTTCATGGAACATGTTGGAGGGGACAATCCCTGCCTCTTTCTCCAACTTCACACATCTTACTTCCCTCAATCTCTCAAGTAACTATCTCAAAGATTCAATCTCATCCTCAATCTTAACCCTTCCATATTTAACTGTTTTGGATCTTCGATACAATCAATTCTATGGCCAAATTCCATCCTCACTTTCAAATCTTCAACATCTTCTTCACTTGGATCTTTCAGAGAATAGATTGGAGGGTCCTCTACCCAACAAAATAACAGGGCTTTCAAACCTAACTTTTTTATCCTTCAATGATAACTTACTAAATGGGACAATTCCTGCTTGGTGTTTATCTTTGCCATTTTTGAAAGAACTGGATCTATCAGATAATCAGTTCACTGGACATATACCTTCAATCTCATCTCAATCCTTGGAGTCTTTATATTTGTGCTACAACAAGCTACATGGATATATTCCACAATCAGTCTTCACCCTTGTAAACCTAACTCACTTATGTCTATCATCAAACAACTTCAGTAATTTTCATAACTCTTCATTCTTCACCAACACCCCTCGCTTAGAGAGATTGTATTTATCTTCTGTGGGTTTAactaaatttccaaaattattaGGAAAATTCCCAATGCTAACAAAGCTCGATCTATCTGACAACAAATTGAATGGAGCAGTGCCCGAGTGGTTACATAAAATCGATTCATTAAAAGTTCTGAACCTATCCCACAACTTGTTGACAACTCCAATGAACCAATTCTCGAGGAACTACAATCTCAGGTTCCTTGATATTAGTTTCAATTTACTCATTGACGACATGTCTTCCTCAATTTGTAAAATAAGTAATCTTATCATTCTCAGCTTGTCACACAATAAGTTGACAGGCGTCATTCCATCATGCCTTGTAAACTTGCAATTCCTTTTTGTTTTGGATCTAAAAAATAACACACTAAATGGCACTTTACCAACTACCTTTTCAATGAATAGTTATCTCACTATTTTGAATCTCAATAACAACCAATTGGAAGGTCTTTTGCCAGAATCTTTGTCTAATTGCATAAAACTGAAGATCTTGGATGTTGGCAACAATCAAATTGAGGATAAATTTCCCCATTGGGTTCAAACTCTACCAGAGTTGACAATATTGGTATTGCGAGCCAACAAATTCTATGGTCCCATTGCCAATTTAAAGACAAAGTATGGGTTTTCAAGTATTGTTATTTTTGATATCTCATCCAACTATTTCAATGGTCCAATACCAAAAAcctatatacaaaattttaaagcCATGAAGAATGTCATTAAATATAAAGGGAGCGAGTTCTACATGAACACACCACTTACTCAAGTCAGTGCATCCCTAAATGTTATGATTCTATATATAACTGAATATATGTATGAATCTGTAACTGTAACAACAAAAGCGATAAGTATGACACTCCACAAAATTCCAAGAAACTTTTTTACCATTGATTTATCTCAAAACAAATTTGAAGGACAAATTCCATATGTAATTGGAGAGCTTCACGCTCTTAGAGGACTCAATTTTTCCCATAACAGATTAAGTGGTCTTATTCCCAAATCCATTGGATATTTGACAAACTTAGAATCATTGGATCTCTCTTCAAATATGTTCACTGGTAGGATTCCAACAGAATTAACCAATATGAACTTTCTAGCAGTCTTGAATCTTTCCAATAACCAGCTTGTGGGAGAAATACCTAAAGGAAAACAGTTTGCGACTTTTTCAAATGACTCCTACCTAGGAAACTCGGGATTATGTGGGTTTCCATTGTCAATGAATTGCAACAACACTGAACAAAACCCTCCATCTTCTCCGAGCTTATTGGGAGAAGAGAGATTTGGATTTGGATGGGAACCAGTGGTTATAGGATATGGATGTGGAATGATATTTGGAATTGGCCTCAGACTTTTGTATTATAGGAAAGCTTGA
- the LOC137827132 gene encoding receptor-like protein 9DC3, whose translation MESWVGWFLLLCSHWFLFLFSFSHSLCHLHDKIALLQFKNSLAYVHDYYYSDCDNFVPKMSTWENGTDCCSWSGVLCHPISGHVIGLDLACNRLSGEIHPNTSLFRLSHLQSLNLTFNYFYSSQLSFPSVGYVNLTHLNISNYEFRSEIPSQISQLSKLESLDLSFTRLMWKENSWKKFLQNATVLAELILDGVNMTFSSMRSLNLSTSLVNLSLKYTGVQENLKTDILCLPKLKHLWLSDNSLEQFPNLSCSAASLTMLDLSRNMLEGTIPASFSNFTHITFLDLSSNYLKGSIPSSILTLPHLTFLDLGYNRFSGQIPSSLSNLQHLLHLDLSENRLEGPLPNKITGLSNLTFLFFTDNLLNGTIPTWCLSLPFLQELDLSENQFTGHIPSISSQSLKSLYLCYNKLHGNIPQSVFTLVNLTHLCLSSNNFNGLHNYTIFTNAPLLERLYLSSVGLTEFPKLLGKIPILIELDLSNNKLNGTMPKWLHEMGSLQFLSLSHNLLTTPINQFSRNYNLNILDISFNLLTGDMSSSICNASNLQVLILSHNKLTGVIPPCLANLWGLYILDLQRNKLNGTLPNNFSMNSELAYFNVNDNQLEGPLPKSLSNCTQLEILNLGNNQIEDKFPHWLQTLPMLTVLVLRSNKLYGPIDDLETQYEFSSIVIFDISSNYFNGPIPKTYIQNFKAMKNVISYEGDELYIGITYMPYNGSQRGTIGYVTVTTKAISMTLKQIPKNFVTIDLSQNKFQGQIPYVIGELHALRGLNFSHNRLSGLIPKSIGYLTNLESMDLSSNMFTGRIPTELTNLNYLEVLNLSNNQLVGEIPQGKQFATFSNDSYLGNSGLCGFPLSMSCNNTEQKPPSSPSLLGEERFGFGWEPVVIGYGCGMIFGIGLRLLYYRKT comes from the coding sequence ATGGAGTCATGGGTGGGTTGGTTTCTTCTTTTATGTTCCCATTggtttctctttctcttctcaTTCTCTCATTCCTTATGTCATCTTCACGACAAAATTGCGTTGCTCCAATTCAAGAACTCTCTTGCTTATGTTCATGACTATTATTATTCTGATTGTGATAATTTTGTTCCAAAGATGTCAACCTGGGAAAATGGAACAGATTGTTGTTCATGGTCTGGGGTTCTTTGCCATCCCATCTCTGGTCACGTCATAGGCCTTGACCTCGCTTGCAATCGTCTTTCAGGTGAAATCCATCCAAACACTTCTCTTTTCCGTCTTTCTCATCTTCAATCACTTAATCTTACTTTCAATTACTTTTACTCCTCTCAATTATCATTTCCTTCTGTTGGGTATGTGAACCTCACACACCTCAATATATCTAACTATGAATTTCGAAGTGAAATTCCCTCCCAAATCTCACAACTTTCCAAATTGGAATCACTTGATCTCTCTTTTACTAGGTTAATGTGGAAAGAAAACAGTTGGAAGAAGTTCCTTCAAAATGCAACAGTTTTAGCGGAGCTTATTTTGGATGGTGTAAATATGACTTTTAGTTCGATGAGGTCACTCAATCTATCTACCTCTTTGGTTAATCTTAGTCTTAAATACACCGGAGTTCAGGAAAACTTGAAAACTGACATCTTATGTTTACCAAAACTTAAACACTTATGGTTGTCAGATAATAGTCTTGAGCAGTTTCCTAACTTGAGTTGCAGTGCTGCTTCTCTCACTATGTTGGATCTTTCAAGGAACATGTTGGAGGGGACAATCCCTGCCTCTTTCTCCAACTTCACACATATTACGTTCCTCGATCTCTCAAGTAACTATCTCAAGGGTTCAATCCCATCCTCAATCTTAACCCTTCCACATCTTACATTTTTGGATCTTGGATACAATCGATTCAGTGGCCAAATTCCATCCTCACTTTCAAATCTTCAACATCTTCTTCACTTGGATCTTTCAGAGAATAGATTGGAGGGCCCTCTACCAAACAAAATAACAGGGCTTTCAAATCTAACTTTTTTATTCTTCACAGACAACTTACTAAATGGGACAATTCCTACTTGGTGTTTATCTTTGCCATTTTTGCAAGAATTGGATCTATCAGAGAATCAGTTCACAGGCCATATACCTTCAATCTCATCTCAATCCTTGAAGTCTCTATATTTGTGCTACAACAAGCTACATGGCAATATTCCACAATCAGTCTTCACCCTTGTAAACCTAACTCACTTATGTCTATCATCAAACAACTTCAATGGTCTTCATAACTATACAATTTTCACCAATGCTCCTCTCTTAGAGAGATTGTATTTATCTTCTGTGGGTTTAACTGAATTTCCAAAATTACTAGGAAAAATCCCAATTTTGATAGAGCTTGATCTATCCAACAACAAATTGAATGGAACAATGCCCAAGTGGTTACATGAAATGGGTTCATTACAATTTTTGAGCCTATCCCACAACTTGTTGACAACTCCAATAAACCAATTCTCAAGGAACTACAACCTCAATATCCTTGATATTAGTTTCAATTTACTCACTGGTGACATGTCTTCCTCAATTTGTAATGCAAGTAATCTTCAAGTTCTCATCTTGTCCCACAATAAGTTGACAGGCGTCATTCCACCATGCCTTGCAAACTTGTGGGGCCTTTATATTTTGGATCTACAGAGGAACAAACTAAATGGCACTTTACCAAATAACTTCTCAATGAATAGTGAGCTCGCTTATTTTAATGTTAATGACAACCAATTGGAAGGTCCTTTGCCAAAATCTTTGTCCAATTGCACACAGTTGGAGATCTTGAATCTTGGCAACAATCAAATTGAGGATAAATTTCCCCATTGGCTTCAAACTCTACCAATGTTGACAGTATTGGTTTTGCGATCCAACAAATTGTACGGTCCCATTGACGATTTAGAGACGCAGTATGAATTTTCAAGTATAGTTATTTTTGATATCTCATCCAACTATTTCAATGGTCCAATACCAAAAAcctatatacaaaattttaaagcCATGAAGAATGTCATTTCATATGAAGGGGATGAGCTATACATTGGCATTACATATATGCCATATAATGGGTCCCAAAGAGGTACAATTGGATATGTAACTGTAACAACAAAAGCGATAAGTATGACATTGAAACAAATTCCGAAAAACTTTGTAACCATTGATTTATCCCAAAACAAATTTCAAGGACAAATTCCATATGTAATTGGAGAGCTTCATGCTCTTAGAGGACTCAATTTTTCCCATAACAGATTAAGTGGTCTTATTCCCAAATCCATTGGATATTTGACAAATTTAGAATCAATGGATCTCTCCTCAAATATGTTTACTGGTAGGATTCCAACAGAATTAACCAATCTGAACTATCTTGAAGTCCTGAATCTTTCCAATAACCAGCTTGTGGGAGAAATACCTCAAGGAAAACAGTTTGCGACTTTTTCAAATGACTCCTACCTAGGAAACTCGGGATTATGTGGGTTCCCATTGTCAATGAGTTGCAACAACACTGAACAAAAACCTCCATCTTCTCCGAGCTTATTGGGAGAAGAGAGATTTGGATTTGGATGGGAACCAGTGGTTATAGGATATGGATGTGGAATGATATTTGGAATTGGCCTCAGACTTTTGTATTATAGGAAAACTTGA